Within Verrucomicrobiota bacterium, the genomic segment CGAGACAATAGCGACCGCAGTCGATTCGGCTCCATCTAAAGTCACAACATCGGATACGACATCGAAGGCGAGAGTTTCTACGCTAGAGTTCCAGTTGTCTTGGCTCTGGAAATTTACGATTACCTGACCTGAAACAACATGTGCAAAGAAGGAAGATGAAGCGAGGCATATAAACGCCGGAATTCTTTTGGGTAATGTCATAGTTTCAAAAAGAGGTTAAACGTTTAGTTAAAACAGTGGGAAACAATGAGAAGATTGTCAATCGCTAGATTCAGCGTGCTTCTGCCCTTCACTCCCCTGGCGAGTGTAGAGTGCCCGAATTGTTTCTTAGACTCGAGAGCAAATCAGGAGCCCCAAGGATCTCCCTTATTCGGACGTTTCGAATCGGGCAGTATCCTGAGAAAGCAAAATGACCTTCTTGCGGCAGCTCGTTCAGCGGGACTCGAAAGCGGTTGCGGCTACCATCCGGGTTCCGCCCCGCTATGGTCCATTGGTCCAAGTCCATGACAATCAGCTCCTGATCGTTGATCGATGCGCGAATGCGTCCGTTCTCGGCCCGCAAAGAAACCGTGTTCCATTCGCCGCGAAGAACTTTCGGAGTCTCCGCAGGCGTAGCGCATCCGCGGATTGAACCCACCGAATTGGGATGCGCGTGCGAATTCGGCTCCCAGTCGCCAAAGCGAAACTGAAAACCATCTGCTTTTCGCTTCGAAGGATCCTGTTTCCAGAACTCAACGTGCCCGTCCTCGCCTTCTGAGGCGAAGAACTCAAATTCCAGCTCAAAGTCCTGAACTCTGTTTTTTGAGACGATGGGAAACGGACGGCCAAGGAAGCGGAGCACATCCTCCTCAACAATCCAGGCTCTTTCGTCGAGCACCCACTGGATGGTATCGGTGCCGTCGAAAAGAACCTGCCACCCGTCGACCTCGCGGATTTCCGGCAGGTCACCTGCCTGAAACGTCGTGCCCAGCGGCTTGATTCTTATGTCCCGAAACCATACTGGGTCATTGTGGTCCTGTAAGCCGATGAAACCTGAGCGCGGCTTGTCCTTTCCGGCGATTTTAAATTTGTTCTTCGTTCCGTCCGGGTTTTTCCCAACTTCGGTCCACTCATCCAGATTCACCTCCAAAACCTCTTCGCCATTCAGGACGATTTGAACCATCGGTCCGTCGCAGACGATTCGGTAGGAGTTCCACTCGCCCGCAGGATTGACAGCCATAGTTGATTCCGGACCCGCCATGTCGTAGATCGCGCCACAAACGTGAGTCAGGTTTTTCGGCTCAGTTCCATGACTGTCGAGCACCTGCACCTCCAAACCCCTTTGGACGTAATCCTTTCGATCATCCACTCGAATCATCACCCCGCTGTTGGTTCCGGGCGCAAGTTTGAAGTCCAACTCCAACTCAAAATCGTCGAACTCCCGAAGTGTCCAAACCGTCCCACCTCCTGGCCTCGCTGCAATTGCTCCGTCCGAATCTACCCGCCACTCCTCTGGATCAAAAACGAAACCAGACCACGGATTTTCTGCTTCCGGTAAACCAGCTAAAATGAACCGGGCCATGCTCAGGAAGACTGATGCGCATACTGTTCTTTTCACGATGGTTTGAAGGTTGGGAAGACTTTTGAAATAGAGCGAACCACAATCGTCTCAATATTGGTTGAACGTTTTACCAAATTCTGTTTCTTAGATCCATAACGACCCTGTTTCATTCAATGCACCCTTGTAGCCTACCCCTTGCAGGCCTGCTCTTCATTTGTTTGACCGCATTTGCCCAGGCGCAAACGCCGGTTGGAAATATCATCTGGCTCTATCACGATGACAACGGATCTTATGTCACTGTAGACGGTGACTTATCCGATCAACTTACAGCAAGAGATACCGCCCGCGTAGGTCCGACGGAGAGATTCCTCGTGGAGGATGTTGGCGATGGCAACTTTCGCCTACGGTCGACTGCAAACGAGAAATTTGTGCGGGTCAACACGAGCAACGTCGACAAACTCATTGCCGATTCCACAAATCCCAGTGATCCGCTTACCCATTTCTCCTGGACCACAGTACCAGGCGGTAAGGTCCGAATCACGAGTGTGGGGGATGACGACTCAGCGAGGTACCTTAGCCCCTCCGGTAGTGCCCAGATTGTCCGATCAAATCGATCCACCACCGGAAGCGAAAGCGAATTCACTTGGGGAATTTACACCGAGAGACCGCCCAACATAGTCATGATTTACATCGACGACTGGGCGTGGAACGGCTCCTCGGTGGCAATGGATGAACGAATGGCAAATTCTCATTTCCCCAACATCA encodes:
- a CDS encoding DUF1080 domain-containing protein, with the protein product MKRTVCASVFLSMARFILAGLPEAENPWSGFVFDPEEWRVDSDGAIAARPGGGTVWTLREFDDFELELDFKLAPGTNSGVMIRVDDRKDYVQRGLEVQVLDSHGTEPKNLTHVCGAIYDMAGPESTMAVNPAGEWNSYRIVCDGPMVQIVLNGEEVLEVNLDEWTEVGKNPDGTKNKFKIAGKDKPRSGFIGLQDHNDPVWFRDIRIKPLGTTFQAGDLPEIREVDGWQVLFDGTDTIQWVLDERAWIVEEDVLRFLGRPFPIVSKNRVQDFELEFEFFASEGEDGHVEFWKQDPSKRKADGFQFRFGDWEPNSHAHPNSVGSIRGCATPAETPKVLRGEWNTVSLRAENGRIRASINDQELIVMDLDQWTIAGRNPDGSRNRFRVPLNELPQEGHFAFSGYCPIRNVRIREILGAPDLLSSLRNNSGTLHSPGE